The Rhododendron vialii isolate Sample 1 chromosome 1a, ASM3025357v1 region CGGCTTACCACGGGTGATTGGCCGTGTGAATATCAAGGTACTCCTTGAACTGCATGGACTTGAAGACTGGGGGTTCGGATGCACTAACAAGTGCCTTTTCAGATTCTATGATGGATTCTAGAGATGGACTAATAAAAGTGACTAAGGATGTCCGGGCAGAGCTGGTATTCGTCACTGCTCGGTGTTGAGCACTTTTTAGCTTCCCATTGCTGTTAATCTGCATCCAAGCCAAATGGGAAATCACATTAATCCCAGCCCCAAAAACTTATCAAGGAGATAAACAAACAGAGTAAGAAATTTAAAGATACATCTACCAGGACTGCAATTGGTACGATGCATCGAGCATTGCATCTATGGCATTCTATTACCAAACACTACCACTATCACTAAAATAACCAAATGGGCTCCTATTGATCcagttttgacatttttggaTTCTATCTCAGGCCAACTTTAATGATGAACGCCATTCATTTTATAGAGCTTGGATATTCGATCAACTTGACTTTTGGTAGGGCTAAACCCCTCGTCGACCtccataaatgaaaattttccatcATTAAAGTGGGCCCGAGATGGGTCTAAAATGTCAAAACTGGCCATGTCCACTTTAATGAGTAATTGCTCTGAAAGgctatttagcatgcaagatttTTGGTAGTTTTTACCTCAAACTGGAGAAGATCATGTCCCCTAAAAGAAACAATTCAAACTTGTGAAGAAGAAACAAGTTCCAATTCAAAGTGTGGTTTTGACAAAATCTAGCTAGGGGCATTTATATGAAACTTCAAAGGGTTGgagatcatatatatatacctcaAGTTGGTCAGAAATCATGATAACAAAAGCATGAGGAATTGGTTCAACCCCAAGCCACTGCCCATCCTTGTAAATCTGGAGCCCACAGATATCCTCCTACTGAAGCAAGGTTAAGAGGTGTGGGTCACTGTGCCCACCAACTCCCAAAACCAAACTTGGGTCTGGACATGGTGGGTAATGGTGGACCACTAGTTCCTGAAGCTTGCTCAGCTCATCCTCAAAGTACCCCACTCCAATCCCCAGTCCTTCACAAATC contains the following coding sequences:
- the LOC131321425 gene encoding 2'-deoxymugineic-acid 2'-dioxygenase-like; translated protein: MISDQLEINSNGKLKSAQHRAVTNTSSARTSLVTFISPSLESIIESEKALVSASEPPVFKSMQFKEYLDIHTANHPW